One window of Gloeothece citriformis PCC 7424 genomic DNA carries:
- a CDS encoding FHA domain-containing protein: protein MTDQAVQPEKEHCLIIQDDKGRRVVRLSQPVYSLGRFHDCDIRLRSQFVSRHHATLICCFTEEGESFYRIIDGDAKGKISSNGLRINGRKVLSYDLKHGDKIVFGPQVIAVYEYRQRDQFPTQPNNDPFDITLIDPAMMMSDDDEPTQL, encoded by the coding sequence ATGACCGATCAAGCTGTTCAACCGGAAAAAGAGCATTGTCTAATTATTCAAGATGACAAAGGACGACGAGTAGTCCGTTTAAGTCAACCGGTTTATTCTTTGGGGAGGTTTCATGATTGTGATATTCGTCTTCGTTCCCAATTTGTCTCCCGGCATCATGCGACTTTGATTTGCTGTTTTACAGAAGAGGGGGAAAGTTTTTATCGGATTATTGATGGGGATGCTAAAGGGAAAATTAGTTCTAATGGATTGAGAATAAACGGACGCAAGGTATTATCCTATGATCTTAAACACGGCGATAAAATTGTCTTTGGCCCTCAAGTCATTGCCGTGTATGAATATCGTCAACGAGATCAATTTCCTACTCAACCGAACAATGATCCCTTTGATATCACCCTCATTGATCCAGCTATGATGATGAGTGATGACGATGAACCCACTCAA